One part of the Chryseobacterium sp. 7 genome encodes these proteins:
- a CDS encoding MliC family protein — MKKHIFIAAASAALFLTSCNKEKKATDATTTSVDSIAAKPSDSAAVAGTQDEIVKSTSKDKSGKTLEMTFNNTKNTATVVFNNETIELQGQKPASGIWYKNDHYELRGKGEEIELTKDGKTVFKK, encoded by the coding sequence ATGAAAAAACACATTTTTATTGCCGCAGCATCTGCCGCATTATTTTTAACTTCATGTAATAAAGAAAAAAAAGCAACAGATGCTACCACTACTTCAGTAGACAGTATTGCTGCTAAGCCATCTGATTCGGCAGCGGTTGCAGGAACTCAGGATGAAATTGTAAAAAGTACTTCGAAAGACAAAAGTGGAAAAACGCTGGAAATGACTTTCAACAATACTAAAAATACAGCTACAGTAGTATTCAACAATGAAACTATTGAATTGCAGGGACAAAAGCCTGCCTCAGGAATATGGTATAAGAATGATCATTATGAGCTGAGAGGAAAAGGTGAGGAAATAGAACTGACAAAAGACGGTAAAACAGTTTTCAAAAAATAA
- a CDS encoding YciI family protein produces MFIISLTYKSSIEKVEQFIPQHNIFLNKHYESGRFIASGRKEPRTGGIIIANAESKNEIEEIISEDPFYIHQIADYEITEFIPSKYNQNFKFFIED; encoded by the coding sequence ATGTTTATTATTTCGCTTACTTATAAGAGTTCTATTGAAAAGGTAGAGCAGTTTATTCCTCAACACAATATTTTTCTTAATAAGCATTACGAATCAGGGCGGTTTATAGCTTCGGGAAGAAAAGAACCCAGAACGGGAGGTATCATCATAGCCAATGCAGAATCTAAAAACGAGATTGAGGAGATCATTTCTGAAGATCCTTTTTATATTCATCAGATTGCAGATTATGAGATCACAGAATTTATTCCTTCAAAGTACAATCAAAATTTTAAATTTTTTATAGAAGACTAA
- a CDS encoding exodeoxyribonuclease III — MKLITYNVNGIRAAFTKDFLGWLKAADPDIICIQESKAGNDQIDIESLEKLGYHSYWHSAVRKGYSGVGIASKIKPNHIEYGCGIESYDNEGRIIRADFDGFSAISVYVPSASNIERLDFKMQFCHDFLEYIKNLKKEIPNLIISGDFNICHEAIDIHNPIGLKNVSGFLPMEREWMTNFMNECELIDSFRFFNGDPDNYTWWSYRQNSRERNKGWRLDYNFTSYSLKDKLRRAAILKEAVHSDHCPALLELDV; from the coding sequence ATGAAATTAATCACTTATAATGTCAACGGAATCCGAGCTGCTTTTACTAAAGACTTTTTAGGCTGGCTAAAGGCTGCCGATCCTGATATCATCTGTATTCAGGAGAGCAAGGCCGGAAACGATCAGATAGACATCGAAAGCCTTGAAAAACTAGGATATCACAGTTATTGGCACTCAGCAGTAAGAAAGGGCTATAGCGGTGTCGGAATTGCCTCAAAAATCAAACCCAACCATATAGAGTATGGCTGTGGCATTGAAAGCTATGATAATGAAGGGAGAATCATCCGTGCAGATTTTGACGGATTCTCTGCTATTTCAGTATATGTTCCTTCTGCTTCCAATATTGAAAGACTGGATTTCAAAATGCAGTTCTGCCATGACTTTCTGGAGTATATCAAAAATTTAAAGAAAGAAATTCCCAATCTTATTATATCCGGTGATTTTAATATCTGTCATGAGGCAATCGATATCCACAATCCTATTGGTTTAAAAAACGTTTCAGGGTTCCTTCCTATGGAAAGAGAATGGATGACCAATTTTATGAATGAATGTGAACTGATAGACAGTTTTAGATTTTTCAATGGTGATCCTGATAATTATACGTGGTGGAGCTACAGGCAAAATTCAAGGGAAAGAAACAAAGGCTGGAGATTAGACTATAACTTCACTTCTTACAGCTTAAAAGATAAACTCAGAAGGGCTGCCATTTTAAAGGAAGCTGTACATTCTGACCATTGCCCCGCTTTATTGGAATTGGATGTGTAA
- a CDS encoding septal ring lytic transglycosylase RlpA family protein, which translates to MMKRFILVIIMMISTLGVYSFTSNALDAKKTSYASYYHDKFNGRKTASGEIFDNSKFTAANRTLPFGTNVKVTNLKNGKEVIVRINDRGPFHSSRSLDMSKAAFDEIGDTNHGTIPVEYEIVD; encoded by the coding sequence ATGATGAAAAGATTCATTCTCGTAATCATAATGATGATTTCAACCTTGGGTGTTTATTCTTTTACGAGTAATGCCTTAGATGCGAAAAAAACAAGTTATGCATCGTACTACCACGATAAATTTAACGGTAGAAAAACCGCTAGCGGAGAAATCTTTGATAACTCAAAGTTTACTGCAGCAAACAGAACGCTTCCATTTGGAACAAACGTTAAGGTGACGAACCTTAAGAATGGTAAAGAGGTAATAGTGAGAATTAATGACAGAGGGCCTTTCCATTCATCAAGATCTTTAGACATGTCTAAAGCTGCGTTCGATGAGATCGGAGATACCAATCATGGTACAATTCCGGTCGAATATGAAATTGTCGATTAA
- the rimO gene encoding 30S ribosomal protein S12 methylthiotransferase RimO, with amino-acid sequence MRTKSVGKKKINVVTLGCSKNVYDSEVLMSQLKANGKEVVHEDRGDIVVINTCGFIDNAKEESINTILDYVEAKNRGEVEKVFVTGCLSERYKPDLVKEIPDVDQYFGTRDLPMLLKHLGADYKHELVGERLTTTPKHYAYLKISEGCDRPCSFCAIPLMRGGHISTPIEKLVSEAQKLAKKGTKELILIAQDLTYYGLDLYKKRALGDLLKELVKVEGVEWIRLHYAFPSGFPEDVLDIIREEPKVCNYIDIPLQHINSDLLKSMKRGTTHEKTDALLGKFREKVPDMAIRTTLIVGYPGETEERFQELKDWVREQKFDRLGCFTYSHEENTTAHVLEDNIPQEVKEARVEEIMELQSQISWEKNQEKIGKIFKCIFDRKEGNYFIGRTEYDSPDVDNTVLVSAEDTYISIGEFAEVRITSAEEFDLYGELV; translated from the coding sequence ATGCGTACAAAATCTGTAGGGAAGAAGAAAATCAATGTAGTCACTCTTGGATGTTCCAAGAATGTATACGATTCTGAAGTGTTAATGAGCCAGCTGAAAGCCAATGGAAAAGAAGTGGTTCACGAAGACCGTGGTGACATTGTTGTCATCAATACCTGCGGATTTATTGATAATGCTAAAGAAGAATCTATCAATACCATTCTGGATTATGTAGAGGCGAAAAATAGAGGTGAGGTTGAGAAAGTGTTCGTTACAGGATGTTTGTCAGAAAGATACAAACCGGATTTGGTAAAAGAAATTCCGGATGTAGATCAGTATTTCGGGACTAGAGATCTTCCTATGCTGCTAAAGCATCTTGGAGCAGATTATAAACATGAATTGGTAGGCGAAAGGCTTACAACTACTCCAAAGCATTATGCATACCTTAAAATTTCTGAAGGTTGTGACAGACCATGTTCTTTTTGTGCGATCCCATTGATGAGGGGAGGGCATATTTCAACCCCAATCGAAAAATTAGTTTCTGAAGCTCAGAAACTAGCGAAAAAAGGAACAAAAGAATTAATTCTTATTGCACAGGATCTTACGTATTATGGTCTTGATCTTTATAAAAAAAGAGCATTGGGTGACCTTTTAAAAGAACTGGTAAAAGTAGAAGGTGTAGAATGGATTCGTCTTCATTATGCTTTTCCAAGCGGTTTCCCGGAAGATGTTTTGGATATTATCCGTGAAGAACCTAAAGTTTGTAACTATATAGATATTCCTCTTCAGCACATCAATTCAGATTTGTTGAAATCTATGAAGAGAGGCACTACCCATGAGAAAACAGATGCTCTGTTAGGAAAATTCAGAGAAAAAGTGCCTGATATGGCTATCAGAACAACACTTATCGTTGGATACCCTGGTGAAACAGAAGAAAGATTCCAGGAGCTTAAAGACTGGGTAAGAGAACAGAAGTTTGACAGATTAGGATGCTTTACCTATTCTCACGAAGAAAATACTACAGCACATGTCTTGGAAGATAATATTCCACAGGAAGTAAAAGAGGCAAGAGTAGAAGAAATTATGGAACTGCAGTCTCAGATTTCATGGGAAAAGAATCAGGAAAAAATAGGGAAAATATTCAAATGTATTTTTGACCGTAAAGAAGGGAATTATTTTATCGGAAGAACAGAGTATGATTCGCCAGATGTAGACAATACCGTGTTGGTTTCTGCTGAAGATACTTATATTTCTATAGGTGAATTTGCAGAGGTTAGAATTACTTCAGCGGAAGAGTTTGACTTATATGGGGAACTGGTATAG
- the rfbC gene encoding dTDP-4-dehydrorhamnose 3,5-epimerase → MKIKETPLKDCYIIEPTVFEDDRGYFFEKYNEKRFEELTGMNGHFVQDNISKSSYGVLRGLHLQKGEHAQAKLVSCLEGSVWDVAVDLREDSPTFGKWFGIELTAENKLQLYVPRGFGHGFSVLSTNAVFSYKCDNFYNKESEGSVKFNDPDLGIDWKLDEKDAILSEKDENAPLFKEKNF, encoded by the coding sequence ATGAAAATTAAAGAAACCCCGCTTAAAGATTGTTACATCATAGAGCCTACCGTATTTGAAGATGACAGAGGTTACTTTTTTGAAAAGTACAATGAAAAAAGATTCGAAGAACTTACAGGAATGAACGGGCACTTTGTACAGGATAATATTTCCAAATCTTCTTATGGAGTACTTAGAGGTCTGCACCTTCAGAAAGGCGAGCATGCACAAGCAAAACTGGTATCCTGTCTTGAAGGCAGCGTATGGGATGTTGCGGTAGATCTTAGAGAAGATTCTCCTACATTCGGAAAATGGTTCGGAATAGAACTTACCGCTGAGAATAAATTACAGCTGTATGTGCCGAGAGGTTTTGGACACGGATTTTCTGTACTGAGTACTAACGCTGTGTTTTCCTATAAATGTGACAACTTTTATAACAAAGAATCAGAAGGCAGTGTAAAATTCAACGATCCGGATCTTGGTATAGACTGGAAACTTGATGAGAAAGATGCCATTCTTTCTGAAAAAGATGAGAATGCCCCCTTGTTTAAAGAAAAAAACTTTTAA
- a CDS encoding sugar transferase translates to MNQYKFWKVIFDFFLAVIVILPLMPILIILFVIASLDTSSNGIFLQTRIGQYGKPFTIFKFKTIHEHRRTCSGTGRALRKFKFDELPQLFNILKGEMSFVGPRPDIEGYYDKLIGEDRKVLELKPGLTCEASIKYRDEEELLNSQKDPLAYNDEILFPNKVKMNLDYFETMSFKNDIRILFKTVKTILK, encoded by the coding sequence ATGAATCAGTATAAGTTTTGGAAAGTAATTTTTGATTTTTTTTTAGCAGTAATAGTTATATTGCCGCTTATGCCAATACTGATCATTTTGTTTGTGATTGCAAGTCTGGACACCTCTTCTAATGGTATTTTTCTTCAGACCCGGATAGGGCAGTACGGAAAACCTTTTACCATTTTTAAATTTAAAACAATTCATGAACATAGAAGAACATGCTCCGGAACAGGTCGGGCTCTGAGGAAATTTAAGTTTGATGAACTTCCGCAATTGTTTAACATCTTAAAAGGTGAAATGAGTTTTGTAGGTCCCAGGCCTGATATTGAAGGCTATTATGATAAACTTATAGGAGAAGACAGAAAAGTGCTGGAACTGAAACCAGGATTAACCTGTGAAGCAAGCATAAAATACAGGGATGAAGAAGAACTTCTGAACAGCCAGAAGGATCCCCTAGCATATAATGATGAAATACTTTTCCCGAATAAAGTAAAAATGAATCTTGATTATTTTGAAACCATGTCTTTCAAAAATGATATCAGGATTTTGTTTAAAACAGTGAAAACCATATTGAAATAG
- a CDS encoding aminotransferase class I/II-fold pyridoxal phosphate-dependent enzyme, with product MNSKIWLSSPHMGGNEQKYINEAFDENWIAPLGPNVNGFEEDLEKFLNKDVKVAALSAGTAALHLALIEAGVQHGDEVICQSMTFSASANPIAYCGANPVFVDSENDTWNMCPKALREAIEDRIQKGKKPKAIIVVHLYGMPAKMDEIMAIAKEFAIDLIEDAAEALGSTYKGQACGTFGRFGVLSFNGNKIITTSGGGALVCHTKEDKDKIVFLSTQARDNAPHYQHSHIGFNYRMSNIVAGIGRGQMEVLKDRVAARRAMHDFYLEIFKNIEGVTVFTEPNSDFYSNHWLSAILIDPEITGKNREDLRLAFLEDNIESRPLWKPMHLQPVFESAPYYGGNISEKLFDNGLCLPSGSNLSDDDRERITKIIHTYFEI from the coding sequence ATGAATTCAAAAATCTGGTTATCCTCACCACACATGGGAGGTAACGAACAAAAATATATCAATGAAGCATTTGATGAAAATTGGATTGCTCCATTAGGCCCTAACGTTAACGGTTTTGAAGAAGACTTAGAAAAATTCTTAAATAAAGACGTAAAGGTTGCTGCTTTATCAGCAGGAACAGCAGCTCTTCATCTTGCTTTAATTGAGGCTGGCGTTCAGCACGGAGATGAAGTAATTTGTCAGTCCATGACATTTTCGGCATCTGCCAATCCAATAGCGTATTGCGGTGCCAATCCTGTTTTTGTAGACAGCGAAAATGATACATGGAACATGTGCCCTAAAGCATTAAGAGAGGCTATTGAAGACAGAATTCAAAAAGGTAAAAAGCCAAAAGCTATCATTGTCGTTCATTTATACGGAATGCCGGCAAAAATGGACGAAATTATGGCTATTGCAAAAGAATTTGCAATAGATTTAATTGAAGATGCTGCAGAAGCTTTGGGTTCTACATACAAAGGGCAGGCTTGCGGAACTTTCGGACGTTTTGGGGTACTTAGCTTTAACGGAAATAAAATTATTACGACTTCAGGTGGTGGTGCATTAGTATGCCATACAAAAGAAGATAAAGATAAAATCGTTTTCTTATCCACTCAGGCAAGAGATAATGCTCCTCATTATCAGCATTCACATATTGGATTCAACTACAGAATGAGTAATATTGTTGCCGGAATAGGGAGAGGTCAGATGGAAGTTCTTAAAGACAGAGTTGCTGCCCGCAGAGCAATGCACGATTTCTACCTTGAAATTTTTAAAAATATTGAAGGAGTAACCGTATTTACAGAACCCAATAGTGATTTTTATTCAAATCACTGGTTATCTGCAATACTTATTGATCCGGAAATTACAGGGAAAAACAGAGAAGATTTAAGACTTGCATTTTTGGAAGATAATATAGAATCAAGACCATTATGGAAGCCAATGCATCTGCAGCCGGTTTTTGAATCTGCTCCTTACTACGGAGGGAATATTTCCGAAAAATTGTTTGATAACGGATTATGTCTTCCGTCAGGTTCTAACTTGTCAGATGACGATAGAGAAAGAATAACAAAAATAATCCATACTTACTTTGAAATTTAA
- a CDS encoding ferredoxin--NADP reductase — protein sequence MRNVFHKLKVTDKSFLTDAAVLLTFDVTEDLKDSFVFESGQYITLKSEIDYEEIRRSYSICASPDENSLSVVVKAIDGGVFSNFIKNTVEVGHHLEVSLPEGRFVYNISENSSKNVFLVAAGSGITPIISIVKNILNNEPLSRVTLLFANRKIEDAIFYSQLKSLETQFKETLKVIYIFSQKEYDNYYFGRIDHDFLDTKFHQEWDVKSFSEFYTCGPEELIKTVHDYLLSVEISKEIIKSELFYSLENEVGIEEIISEEIKSGQTKVEVIIDQESHYVTVDHKKNLLESLLDEGLDVPYSCKKGNCSSCVGKVISGTVNMKETDVLMDYEIEDGFILSCQSVPTSAELTISYDEY from the coding sequence ATGAGAAATGTATTTCATAAACTCAAAGTAACTGATAAGTCATTTTTAACTGATGCTGCTGTTCTATTGACTTTTGATGTAACAGAAGATCTTAAAGATTCTTTTGTTTTTGAATCCGGTCAATATATTACTTTGAAATCTGAAATTGACTACGAAGAAATAAGAAGATCGTACTCAATTTGTGCAAGCCCTGATGAAAACTCTTTGTCTGTGGTGGTAAAAGCAATAGATGGTGGAGTGTTTTCAAACTTTATTAAGAATACCGTTGAAGTAGGTCATCACCTTGAAGTAAGTTTGCCGGAAGGAAGATTTGTTTATAATATTTCAGAAAATTCTTCCAAAAATGTTTTTTTAGTTGCAGCTGGAAGTGGAATTACTCCTATTATTTCAATTGTTAAAAATATTCTTAATAATGAACCTTTAAGTAGGGTTACATTACTTTTTGCCAATAGGAAAATTGAAGACGCTATTTTTTACAGTCAGCTAAAATCTTTAGAGACTCAATTTAAAGAGACTTTAAAAGTAATCTACATATTTAGTCAGAAAGAATATGATAATTACTACTTTGGGCGTATTGATCATGACTTTCTGGATACCAAATTTCATCAGGAATGGGATGTAAAAAGTTTCTCAGAATTTTATACATGCGGCCCTGAGGAATTAATTAAAACTGTTCATGATTATCTTCTTTCTGTTGAAATTTCAAAGGAAATTATTAAAAGTGAACTTTTTTATTCCTTAGAGAATGAGGTGGGTATTGAAGAGATTATTTCTGAAGAAATAAAATCCGGGCAGACAAAAGTTGAAGTAATTATTGATCAGGAGTCTCATTATGTAACTGTTGATCATAAGAAAAACCTTCTTGAGTCTTTACTAGACGAAGGTTTAGACGTTCCCTATTCCTGTAAAAAAGGAAATTGCAGCAGTTGTGTTGGAAAAGTGATTTCCGGAACTGTGAATATGAAAGAAACAGATGTTTTAATGGACTACGAAATTGAAGACGGTTTTATTTTAAGCTGCCAATCCGTTCCGACCTCTGCAGAATTAACCATCTCATACGACGAATATTAA
- a CDS encoding acetyltransferase, translating into MEDIQYSKESVIIGAGGFGRELLSFINHSRKFNGNVPNIVGFVDDNQTALHQFNLDLKVIDSLSDNDLNKYESIILAINNSDVKRNIFTNTDNSKIQGFVHHTCIIGDRTKVDQSVILFSNVLISCDAEVSKGVFINCGSQIGHDVFIDEFTNIMANVDLGGHCKIGKNVLIGTGSTIYPGVKIADNTIIGAGSVVFRNIKEAGTYVGNPAKKIF; encoded by the coding sequence ATGGAGGATATTCAGTACAGTAAAGAATCTGTAATTATCGGAGCCGGAGGCTTTGGAAGAGAACTTTTGAGCTTTATCAACCACTCTCGCAAATTTAATGGCAATGTTCCTAATATTGTAGGATTTGTGGATGATAATCAGACTGCTTTACACCAATTCAATCTTGATCTGAAAGTAATTGATTCATTGTCTGATAATGATTTAAATAAATACGAAAGTATTATATTGGCAATCAACAATTCTGATGTAAAAAGAAATATCTTTACTAATACTGATAATTCCAAAATACAAGGCTTTGTTCATCACACTTGTATTATTGGTGACAGAACAAAAGTAGATCAATCAGTAATTCTTTTTTCCAATGTCCTGATATCATGTGATGCAGAGGTTTCAAAAGGAGTATTTATCAATTGCGGAAGCCAGATTGGGCATGATGTTTTTATTGATGAATTTACGAATATTATGGCAAATGTAGATTTAGGGGGACATTGTAAGATTGGGAAAAATGTATTAATTGGAACAGGCTCTACAATCTATCCGGGAGTAAAAATTGCAGATAATACAATTATAGGAGCTGGAAGTGTAGTTTTCAGAAATATTAAAGAAGCTGGAACTTATGTAGGAAATCCTGCAAAAAAAATATTTTAA
- a CDS encoding SDR family NAD(P)-dependent oxidoreductase — MNIILTGATSGIGFETMKDLVKDGHKVVAVARNFEKIQDFLDEVKDNVICCPLDLSEVSEIENLFKNLDFSEKFDALIHCAGMEETVPLTLYNPEKIERIYKLNVFSGIELLRHFTKKKYSNDGASVVFMSSVMGVLGQPGKIGYCSTKSAVVGLVKSASLEFAKRKIRVNAVLPGVVETPMTQNLFSQLSEDNVKEIVEMHPLGIGKTEDVVPAIKFLISDGSKWITGQNIIIDGGYSVQ; from the coding sequence ATGAATATTATTCTTACCGGAGCTACTTCAGGAATTGGTTTTGAAACCATGAAAGATCTTGTGAAAGATGGTCATAAAGTGGTGGCTGTAGCACGAAACTTTGAAAAGATTCAGGATTTTTTGGATGAGGTTAAAGACAATGTTATTTGCTGCCCATTAGATTTATCGGAAGTTTCAGAAATTGAAAATTTATTTAAAAATTTAGATTTTTCCGAAAAATTCGATGCGCTTATACATTGTGCAGGAATGGAAGAAACGGTTCCGCTTACATTGTACAATCCTGAAAAAATTGAAAGAATATATAAACTGAATGTATTTTCAGGAATTGAATTATTAAGACATTTTACAAAGAAAAAATACAGTAATGATGGAGCCAGTGTAGTTTTCATGTCTTCCGTAATGGGAGTATTGGGGCAGCCTGGCAAAATTGGATATTGTTCAACGAAATCTGCGGTAGTAGGTTTAGTAAAGTCTGCTTCATTAGAATTTGCAAAGAGAAAAATAAGAGTGAATGCAGTCTTGCCAGGTGTAGTAGAAACTCCAATGACACAAAATCTATTCTCTCAATTGAGCGAAGATAATGTAAAAGAGATTGTAGAAATGCACCCTCTTGGAATTGGAAAAACCGAAGATGTAGTTCCTGCAATAAAATTTTTAATATCTGATGGTTCAAAATGGATCACGGGCCAAAATATAATAATCGATGGAGGATATTCAGTACAGTAA
- a CDS encoding aromatic ring-hydroxylating oxygenase subunit alpha has translation MKALILPEHYYREDVLEKEHELLFQQTWCFIGFKSFLKEEDDFITQDIGGIPVVVQNCRGTIKAFKNICSHRHSIIQVEQSGNRPLMCPYHGWAYNDKGIPAGIPKKPLFKFTKDELECLKLKEYKVDFCGELVFVNLSNDPSELKDFMGDLFEEVEKMSNNFGELVDVNDMIINANWKILVENTLESYHVNLIHEETFKKLGAGGMEFTFIKEHSVWDATLLAGENEGKNAKIHSPYQNREYKISGYKHLVVFPNVLISSTYGVSFNLSYITPIDSNSSKFVSYVFLTKKEDEKTNPTLENIYKQSLVSFNRKVFDEDKTICEKVQIGVKKSPFTGELSDEEARVCEFQKNYKKYID, from the coding sequence ATGAAAGCATTAATACTTCCCGAACATTATTACAGAGAAGATGTTTTAGAAAAAGAACATGAACTTCTGTTTCAGCAGACTTGGTGCTTTATAGGTTTTAAATCTTTTTTAAAAGAAGAGGATGATTTTATCACGCAGGACATTGGAGGAATTCCGGTAGTAGTGCAAAACTGCAGAGGTACGATAAAAGCATTTAAAAATATTTGTTCACACAGACACTCAATTATTCAGGTTGAGCAGTCTGGTAACAGACCACTGATGTGCCCTTATCATGGATGGGCATACAATGATAAAGGAATTCCGGCTGGAATCCCGAAGAAACCTTTATTTAAATTCACAAAAGATGAACTTGAATGCTTAAAGCTTAAAGAATATAAAGTAGACTTTTGTGGAGAACTTGTTTTTGTTAACCTTTCCAATGATCCTTCAGAATTGAAAGATTTTATGGGAGATCTTTTCGAAGAAGTTGAAAAAATGAGTAATAATTTTGGAGAATTGGTAGATGTTAATGACATGATTATTAATGCCAATTGGAAAATTTTAGTGGAAAATACTTTAGAAAGTTACCACGTTAACCTTATTCACGAAGAAACTTTCAAAAAGTTGGGTGCCGGAGGGATGGAATTTACTTTCATTAAAGAACACTCTGTTTGGGATGCAACGCTTTTGGCAGGTGAAAATGAAGGTAAAAATGCTAAAATTCATTCACCTTATCAGAACCGTGAATATAAAATTTCAGGATATAAACACCTTGTTGTATTTCCAAATGTATTGATCTCAAGTACATATGGCGTTTCTTTTAATTTATCTTATATTACTCCTATTGACAGTAATTCATCAAAGTTTGTCAGCTATGTATTCCTGACAAAGAAAGAAGATGAAAAAACAAATCCTACTTTAGAAAACATCTATAAACAGTCATTGGTAAGCTTCAATAGAAAGGTTTTTGATGAAGACAAAACAATTTGTGAAAAAGTACAGATTGGAGTAAAGAAATCGCCTTTCACAGGAGAATTAAGCGATGAAGAAGCCAGAGTGTGCGAATTCCAGAAAAACTATAAAAAATACATTGATTAA
- a CDS encoding 3-oxoacyl-ACP synthase III family protein yields the protein MFQEFNNVSIEYISSSVPSKAVGNSFFSTLLTEKEIKVFEKTVGIKERRWADKGVTASDLGFAAAEELLKQVDKSKIKSLIFLSQTSDYKIPFTSNILQDKLGLQQEILCFDINAGCAGFVQGLSTAFSIASTLKEGEKVLLIIGETLSKILSPTDKSTNMLFGDAASAILVSKNSSADQSYFNFFSDGAHHEAIIIPEGGYRKNITKDSFDSENESGLYLNMNGAKVFDFTLREVAPSIKKIEEESSVNLSEIDGFFFHQSNRFIIKQISSILGIDNNKVPVNIERFGNTSGVTIPLLITTNLDTLENKSKVLCSGYGSGLSWGNCIINLSETKILPLKEI from the coding sequence ATGTTTCAGGAGTTTAATAATGTTTCGATAGAGTATATCAGTTCCAGTGTTCCGAGTAAAGCAGTTGGAAATTCTTTTTTTTCAACATTGTTAACAGAAAAAGAAATAAAAGTTTTTGAAAAAACAGTTGGTATCAAAGAAAGAAGATGGGCAGATAAAGGTGTTACAGCATCGGATCTGGGATTTGCGGCTGCAGAAGAATTGCTAAAGCAGGTTGACAAAAGCAAGATCAAAAGTCTTATCTTTCTTTCACAGACATCAGATTACAAAATTCCTTTCACTTCCAATATTTTACAGGATAAATTAGGATTGCAGCAGGAAATTCTGTGTTTTGATATCAATGCAGGCTGTGCAGGTTTTGTTCAGGGATTAAGTACTGCTTTTTCCATTGCTTCTACATTAAAAGAAGGGGAGAAAGTATTGCTGATCATTGGAGAAACCTTATCAAAGATTTTATCACCTACTGATAAAAGTACCAATATGCTGTTTGGCGATGCTGCCTCGGCTATTTTGGTTTCCAAAAACAGTAGTGCAGATCAATCATATTTCAATTTCTTTTCGGATGGAGCTCATCATGAAGCTATTATAATTCCTGAAGGAGGCTATAGAAAAAACATCACAAAAGATAGTTTTGATTCTGAAAACGAATCAGGTCTGTATCTTAATATGAATGGAGCAAAAGTTTTTGATTTTACATTAAGAGAAGTTGCTCCCAGTATTAAAAAAATTGAAGAAGAATCATCAGTCAATCTATCAGAAATTGATGGTTTCTTCTTTCATCAGTCCAATAGATTTATCATTAAGCAGATAAGTTCTATATTGGGAATAGATAATAACAAAGTTCCGGTAAATATTGAGCGTTTCGGAAATACCAGCGGAGTAACCATTCCTCTACTCATCACTACCAATTTGGATACGCTTGAAAACAAGTCCAAAGTTTTATGTAGCGGTTATGGATCTGGTTTATCCTGGGGAAACTGCATCATTAATTTATCAGAAACAAAAATTTTACCATTAAAAGAAATATAA
- a CDS encoding acyl carrier protein, translating to MNIADFTSQLQEELELEIDLTPETDLSQLEEWDSMAAMILIGFVSDNFGVLLNGDDIAKITTVNSLVERIGEDKFD from the coding sequence ATGAATATTGCAGATTTTACATCACAATTACAGGAAGAATTAGAATTGGAAATTGATTTAACTCCGGAAACGGATCTTTCTCAATTAGAAGAATGGGACTCTATGGCTGCTATGATCCTTATTGGTTTCGTATCAGATAACTTTGGAGTATTGCTAAACGGTGATGATATCGCTAAAATTACAACAGTAAATTCTTTGGTTGAAAGAATCGGAGAAGATAAATTTGATTAA